One stretch of Halapricum desulfuricans DNA includes these proteins:
- the ahaH gene encoding ATP synthase archaeal subunit H: MPREQVLRDIKAAEKEAEEIVSNAEAEREERIEEARERAERIREEAEREAEQMAEERLAEAREEIEAERDQIIEEGETESERLEERAEQRLDEVVEHVVSLFEEEVHAQA, from the coding sequence ATGCCACGGGAACAGGTTCTCAGGGACATCAAGGCTGCCGAGAAAGAGGCGGAAGAGATCGTCTCGAACGCCGAGGCCGAGCGCGAAGAGCGGATCGAGGAGGCGCGCGAGCGCGCCGAACGGATCCGCGAAGAGGCCGAACGCGAGGCCGAACAGATGGCCGAGGAGCGCCTGGCCGAGGCTCGCGAGGAGATCGAGGCCGAGCGCGATCAGATCATCGAGGAGGGCGAAACAGAGAGCGAGCGCCTCGAAGAGCGCGCCGAACAGCGGCTCGACGAGGTCGTCGAACACGTCGTGTCGCTGTTCGAGGAGGAGGTACATGCTCAGGCCTGA